From Rutidosis leptorrhynchoides isolate AG116_Rl617_1_P2 chromosome 3, CSIRO_AGI_Rlap_v1, whole genome shotgun sequence, a single genomic window includes:
- the LOC139897877 gene encoding trifunctional UDP-glucose 4,6-dehydratase/UDP-4-keto-6-deoxy-D-glucose 3,5-epimerase/UDP-4-keto-L-rhamnose-reductase RHM1-like, producing the protein MTTYTPKNILITGAAGFIASHVANRLVRSYPDYKIVVLDKLDYCSNLKNLNPSRSSPNFKFVKGDIGSADLVNYLLITESIDTIMHFAAQTHVDNSFGNSFEFTKNNIYGTHVLLEACKVTGQIRRFIHVSTDEVYGETEEDAVVGNHEASQLLPTNPYSATKAGAEMLVMAYGRSYGLPVITTRGNNVYGPNQFPEKLIPKFILLAMRGQPLPIHGDGSNVRSYLYCEDVAEAFEVILHKGEVGHVYNIGTKKERRVTDVAKDMCKLFNLDAESSIKFVENRPFNDQRYFLDDEKLKCLGWSERTLWEDGLKKTIEWYTSNPDWWGDVSGALLPHPRMLMMPGGVDRHVDGPDNGEFDTTDLAINTSQIGVQVPSKTSINSIKKPVLKFLIYGKTGWIGGLLGKLCEKQGIQYEYGRGRLEDRSQLLVDLQTIKPSHVFNAAGVTGRPNVDWCESHKTETIRTNVSGTLNLADVCRENGILMINFATGCIFEYDAKHPEGSGIGFKEEDKPNFIGSFYSKTKAMVEELLKEYDNVCTLRVRMPISSDLKNPRNFITKIARYDKVVNIPNSMTILDELLPISIEMAKRNLQGIWNFTNPGVVSHNEILEMYKKYINPEFKWANFTLEEQAKVIVAPRSNNELDASKLKKEFPELLSIKESLIKHVFEPNKKQ; encoded by the exons ATGACTACGTACACACCAAAGAACATTCTCATCACTGGTGCTGCTGGCTTCATTGCGTCTCATGTTGCTAATCGGCTAGTCAGAAGCTACCCTGATTACAAGATTGTGGTGCTTGACAAGCTTGATTATTGTTCAAATCTTAAGAACCTTAATCCATCTAGATCGTCTCCCAATTTTAAGTTTGTTAAGGGGGATATTGGCAGTGCTGATCTAGTCAACTACCTTTTAATCACTGAATCTATAGATACAATAATGCACTTTGCTGCACAGACTCATGTTGATAACTCATTTGGAAACAGTTTTGAGTTCACAAAGAATAACATCTATGGGACCCACGTGCTTCTAGAAGCTTGCAAAGTTACTGGCCAGATTAGACGGTTTATTCATGTGAGTACAGATGAGGTCTATGGTGAAACAGAGGAGGATGCTGTTGTAGGGAACCATGAAGCTTCACAACTTCTTCCTACAAACCCGTATTCAGCCACAAAAGCTGGGGCCGAAATGCTTGTTATGGCTTATGGTAGGTCATATGGGTTGCCTGTTATTACAACTAGAGGAAACAACGTTTATGGCCCGAACCAATTTCCAGAAAAACTAATCCCTAAGTTCATTCTTTTGGCTATGAGAGGACAGCCACTTCCTATTCATGGTGATGGTTCTAATGTTAGAAGTTATCTTTATTGTGAAGATGTTGCAGAGGCTTTTGAAGTAATACTTCACAAGGGAGAAGTGGGCCATGTTTATAATATCGGGACGAAAAAGGAGAGAAGAGTAACTGATGTTGCAAAAGATATGTGCAAACTTTTCAATTTGGATGCTGAATCAAGCATCAAGTTTGTAGAGAACAGACCGTTTAATGATCAGAGGTATTTCTTGGATGACGAGAAATTGAAGTGCTTGGGTTGGTCCGAAAGGACGTTATGGGAAGATGGTCTTAAAAAGACGATCGAGTGGTATACGAGCAATCCTGATTGGTGGGGAGATGTTTCTGGAGCACTTCTTCCTCATCCAAGAATGTTAATGATGCCAGGTGGGGTCGATAGACATGTAGATGGGCCCGACAATGGTGAATTTGATACAACCGATTTGGCGATTAATACTTCTCAGATTGGAGTGCAGGTTCCTTCAAAAACGAGTATCAACTCTATTAAAAAACCAGTCTTGAAGTTCTTAATCTATGGTAAAACAGGGTGGATCGGTGGTTTACTTGGGAAATTATGTGAGAAACAAGGGATTCAATACGAATATGGACGAGGTCGTTTGGAGGACCGATCACAACTTTTAGTTGATCTTCAAACTATTAAACCTAGTCATGTTTTTAATGCTGCTGGTGTCACTGGCAGACCTAATGTTGATTGGTGTGAATCTCATAAGACAGAAACGATACGTACTAATGTCTCGGGTACACTTAATTTAGCTGATGTGTGCAGAGAAAATGGGATCTTGATGATCAATTTTGCTACTGGATGCATTTTTGAGTATGATGCTAAACATCCAGAAGGTTCTGGCATCGGTTTTAAAGAAGAAGACAAACCTAATTTCATCGGGTCATTTTATTCCAAGACCAAGGCTATG GTTGAGGAACTATTGAAAGAATATGACAATGTTTGCACACTCAGAGTCCGAATGCCGATATCATCAGACCTGAAAAACCCACGTAACTTTATCACGAAAATTGCTCGTTACGATAAAGTTGTGAACATACCAAACAGCATGACTATATTGGATGAACTTTTGCCAATTTCTATCGAAATGGCCAAGAGAAACCTGCAAGGAATCTGGAACTTCACAAATCCAGGGGTGGTAAGCCACAACGAGATTCTCGAAATGTACAAAAAGTACATAAACCCAGAATTTAAATGGGCTAACTTCACACTTGAAGAACAAGCCAAAGTGATAGTGGCCCCACGAAGTAATAACGAGTTGGATGCATCAAAGTTGAAAAAAGAGTTCCCTGAATTACTGTCAATCAAGGAGTCATTGATCAAGCACGTATTCGAACCCAACAAGAAACAGTAA